The genomic stretch GGCAGTGGCTGACCTGCGCCGGGGTGGCCTCCACGATTCTCGTCGCCGGCGAGATCGTGAAGGCCTTCCTCCGCCGGTCCTCTCGTTCTCGTTGAGGAGAGTCTCCCGTTCTCGTTGAGGAGAGCAATGAACGACCCGTACGGGACGGACGAGCGCGACGCGTTGCGCAAGACGATCGCCGAGTTCGTGCGCCGCGAGATCACGCCGAACATCGACGAGTGGGAACGGGCCGGTGAATGGTGGTCAGCGCCGAAAGCCTCCTCGAGGCGGGCGGTTCGTGCCGGAACGCATCATCATGGCGGTGCACGCCTACTCGGTGGCGCAGCGCTGCCTCGACCTGACCCTCTCGTACGTCCGTGACCGCTCCACCTTCGGCAAGCCGCTGATCACCCGGCAGGTGGTGCGGCACAAGCTGGTGCAGATGCGGCAGCGCATCGAACTGGCCCGCACCTATACCCGGCTGGTGGCCGCCCGGCACGCCGCGGGTTCGTTCGTCGCCGGCGAGGCCTGCCTGGCCAAGAACGCGGCTGTCGAGGCCGGCAAATACGTGGTCGACGAGGCCGTCCAGCTGCACGGCGGGACGGGCTACATGCGCGAGTCGGAGGTGGAACGCCACTACCGAGACATGCGCATCCTCGGCATAGGCGGCGGCGCCACCGAGGTCATGACCGACTTGGCCGCAAAACTCTTCGGCTACGACCGTCTCCCGTGACGTTCGAGGCGGCTCCCAGTCCGTTCGGAGGACATCGTTCTGTCGGTGGTGGCCGATAGCCTTTCGTAAAGCAGGTGAAAGGGACGACGATGAACCCGCGAAATCTCGGGCTGGGACGCCTGAAAGCTGTTGCTGACGCGGCCGGGCGAAAGGTTGCCGACGGCACGAACGCAGCCCGGCAGCTGGTCGCGGACGCCGCCGGTGATGCCCAAGGGGTGGTGAAACACTCCGCCGGGCAGGTGATGGCGAAGGTGGCGGACGTCAAGGGCGGCCTGTCCCGCCAGTCCGAAGAATCCGTTGATCTGTCCGCGCTTCCCTGCGCAGTGAAGTTGCTCTATTGCCGCACGTTGGTAAGTCTGGCGCTGGTCGACGCCGTGCTCGATCCTCGCGAGATCGCCAATCTGTACCTGTTCGCATCGACGATCGGTCTCGATGACGGAGCGCGATCGGCATTGCGCGGCGAAATCACGGCGGCACAGCACGGCGCGGAGACACTGGACGTCACCGAGGAACTGGCCCGAGAACTGCGCGGCCTTCTCGATGAGGGTCAACGCCAACCGGTGTTCACCATGCTGGTACGCGACCTCGTGCGGATCTCGCGTGCCGACCGGCATGCCGCCGACGTCGAGCGTGAGCGGATCGTGCTGGTCGCCGGGCTCGTGTTCGCCGAGTCCGCCGGCGAGGTGGTGCGGGCGACCGAGCGGCTGGTGGCCGCCGAGGAGGACTTCGCGTCCGGCAAGCTCACAACCAGCCAGATGGAGACCACCACCAAGGAGATCGTGGCCAAGGTGGCCGCGTTCGGCGCCCCGATCGCCGCCGTCAGTCTCGCCGGCAGCGTTACCGGGCTCGGCGGGGCGGGCATCACCACGGGTCTGGCGGCGCTCGGATTCGGGGGCCTGCTGGGCCTGAGCGCGATGGTCACCGGCATCGGCACGGTGGTGATTCTCGGGGTCGCGGTGCATCAGGGCACGCGCTACCTGCTGGCCACCAACGAGCGGGAACGCGAGAAGCGCCGCGAGTACCTGATCCAGCAGGTCCTCAAGCATCACCAGCAGGCAATGGCTGAGCTGACCGACGACATCGCGGGCCTCGCCCACCGGATGGAGGCCGGTCTTGCCCAGACCACGAGGAACGAGGAACGGCTCACCGTGCTCAAGGCCGAGCTGGACGCGTTCCAGCAGGCCTTGGCGAGTCTGCAGATCAGTCAGGAGTCCTTCGAACGGCGGGAACCGATCAGTGCCGGGTGACCCGCTGACGACCGCCGCCACCGTCGTGGCCTACCAGGCCGTCACGCTGACCGAACTTCACGGCCTGCTCGACCAGGTGGAGTTCGACCTCGAGGATGTCCTCGCACGCGAACGTCACGTCAGCTACTGCCTGGACTCGGTCGAGTCCGAGTTCGACACCGTACGAGCCCAACTCCGGGCACTGGGCATCACCGTGCCGACCCCCGGTCCGGCCGCACCTGCGGTGTTCGCTCCGAGCAGCCCGCGTTACGCCGTGCCTGTTGTCCCCGTTGAGGGCGACTTCGATCGGCTCGTCAGGCTCGCCGAGGCCCGCTTGGATCTGCTGGGCATCGATCTCACCCGAGATCCGCTCCCGCAGGTCGTTCCCCACGGCCAGATCGCAAACAGCCTGCGTCTCTACGCCGCGGAACACGGCGACGTCAGCTGGGACGAGACCGACTGGACGGTGGTCCTGCTCGCCGGGACCATCGCGACCCTGCTCGACATCGTGCTCGTCCGCATCCCCCAGGATGCCACCTTTCTCGGCAAGAAGTACACGGGCTCACCCCTCACCAAGTGGCTGCAGGACGGTGACCGTGCCAAGAAGATTCACGGCCACTACCTCAAAAGGTTCGAGAAGCTGGCCAAAGTGCCCTACGACGCCCCCACCACGGCGTCCACCGGCGGTCTGGTCGCGGGCATGCGGCCGGCCACCCATCGGCTCCAGAGCCTCGGCCATGACCCGGGCGTGGGTTTCCTCGCCGGCATAGCCGACCTGATGCGCGGCACCGGCACCTACATCGACAAAGCCGGGCAACTGATCCAGGTCCAGACCGGGGCCGACCCGGTCGGCCTGATCACCGCTCTCATCACCCAGGTGCGCCATCTGCTTTCGGACGTCTACACGCCCGCCGGCCTGCAGCCCCCGTTCTTCAGCCTGCTCCAGCTGGGCCAGATCAACTCGCCGTTCGCGCTGGGCCCGTCCGGCGTCAAGGTTCCTTGGACAGACGTCGCCCGCCACATGTACACGAACGGCTACGACCTGCGCCATTTCTTCACCATGGGCATCACGCCGGGCGTCGTGTCCGCGACCATCCGGGGCTATTGGCTTCTCAAGAGCTACGCCACCGGCGGCACCGCGGAACAACGGAAACTGGAGCACGCCAAGCTCACGTCCATGCTGCTGCTCGGGCACGCCATCGCCACCTCGGGCACGCTCCTCAAGACGGGGCTGGTGTTCGGCCTGAACCCGGCCGCCCTCAACTACAACCAGATCCTCGCCATGGCGCCGGCCACCATCGCCTGGTTCAAGGAAGCGGTCGCCCGCGACCATCGGATCAATGCGGCCCTCGCTCGAGAGTGGGAAGTCCTCGGTCAAGGATTGCGTTGATCGTCGGCCCCACTCGCACGCGACAGCACCATCTCGACGCCGAGCGGTGTCGTCAGCGGGTCGCGTACGGAGTCGCATGATGGATGTGAAGGTCAAGCGCCTATCGTGGTGACGTGTGGAACATCAGGTCGATCCGGGAAGCCGCCGCGCTGCAGCGCCGCATCGACGGGCTGGCCACGCGCCGGGCGGCCCTTCTGCGTTACGCCGCCGAGATCGTGTGAAGTCACCCGCCGTGTATCCGGTCGAGCCGTGGCAGGTCCGCGAGCCGGCGTTGGACCTCGAGCGCCTGGCTCAGGCCGAGTCGGTGTTCGCGGTGGCCAACGGGCACATCGGGCTGCGCGCCAACCTGGACGAGGGTGAGCCGCACGTCATCGCCGGCACCTACCTGAACTCGTTCTACGAGCAGCGGCCGCTGCCGTACCCGGAGGGCGGTTACGGCTACCCGGAGCAGGGCCAGACCCTGGTCAACGTCACCGACGGCAAGCTCGTCCGGCTCATGGTCGACGACGAGCCGTTCCATGTGGCGCACGGTCGGCTGATCGCCCACGAACGGGTGCTGGACCTGCGCGACGGCGTGCTGCGGCGCACGGTCGACTGGGAGTCCCCGGCCGGGCGGCGGGTGCGGATCCGTACGTCCCGGCTGGTTTCCTTCACGCAGCGGGCCGTGGCCGCCGTCGACTACGAGGTGGAGGCGGTCGGCGGCCCGTTGCGCATCACCGTGCAGTCGGGGCTGGTGGCCAACGAGGAACAGCCGCATGAGTCCTCCGATCCCCGGGTCGCGGCGGCGCTCGACCGGCCGCTCGTCGCGGTCGCGCAGGACACCGAGCAGCACGGCGCGGTGTTGCTGCACCGCACCCGGGCCAGCAAGCTGCTGATGGGCGCGGGCACGGACCACGTCGTCGAGGCGCCCGGCGACTACGACGAGGAGACCGACGTCCGCGAGGACTGGGCCCGCACCACCGTCGTCACGGTCCTGCGGCCGGGCGAGCGGTTACGCGTCACCAAGTTCCTCGGGTACGCGTGGAGTTCGAGCCGCTCCCCGGAGGCGCTGCGCGACCAGGTGGCCGGGGCGCTGACCGGGGCCCGGTACGCCGGCTGGGACGGCCTGGCCGCCGAGCAGCGCGCCTACCTCGACGACTTCTGGGACGCGGCCGACGTCGAGGTCGAGGGCGACCCGGTGCTGCAGCAGGCCGTACGGTTCGGCCTGTTCCACGTGTTGCAGGCGGGTGCGCGGGCCGAGCGGCGCGCGATCGGGGCCAAGGGGCTGACCGGCCCGGGGTACGACGGGCACGCGTTCTGGGACACCGAGGGTTTCGTGCTGCCGCTGCTGACCTACGTCGCGCCGCAGGCCGCGGCCGGTGCGCTTCGCTGGCGGCACAGCATCCTCGACCAGGCCCGCCTGCGAGCCCGTACGCTGGGACTGGCCGGCGCCGCATTCCCGTGGCGCACCATCCACGGCGAGGAATGCTCGGCGTACTGGCCCGCAGGCACCGCCGCCCTGCACCTCAACGCGGTCATCGCCCGCGCCGTCGACCGGTACCGTCAGCTCACCGGTGACGAGTCGCTCGACGAGGAGTGCGGCCTCGAGATCCTGGTCGAGACGGCCCGCCTGTGGGTGTCGTACGGCCATCACGATGCCGCCGGCGTCTGGCACGTCGACGGGGTCACCGGGCCGGACGAGTACAGCGGGGTGACCGACGACAACCTGTTCACCAACGTGATGGCGGCCCGCAACCTGCGCGCGGCGGTCGAGGCGTGCGCCCGCCGGCCCGAGGCTGCCGCCCGGCTCGGGGTCCGTCCCGCCGAGACAGACGCGTGGCAGGCGGCGGCCGACGCGGTGCACATCCCGTACGACGAACGACTCGGCGTGCACGAGCAGTCGACCGGTTTCACCCGGTACGCGCCGTGGCACTTCGCCGCTGAACACCCGGGCGAGCCGCTGATGCTGCGAGCGCCGTACTTCCAGCTGTACCGGCGGCAGGTGGTCAAGCAGGCCGACCTGGTGCTGGCGATGCACTGGTGCCCCGAGGAGTTCACCGCCGAGCAGAAGGCCCGCAACGTCGACTACTACGAGCGGATCACCGTACGGGATTCCTCCCTGTCGGCCTGCACTCAAGCGGTGATGTGCGCGGAGGTGGGCCACCTGGAACTCGCGCACGACTACGCCTGCGAGGCGGCCCTGGTCGACCTGCGCGACCTGCACGCCAACACCGGGTACGGGCTGCACCTGGCCTCGCTGGCCGGGGCCTGGTCGGCGATCGTCGAGGGGTTCGGCGGGTTGCGCGAGCAGGGTGGCGAGCTCGCGCTGGCGCCCCGGCTGCCCGAGGGAATCACCGGGCTGCGGTTCCGGCTCCGCCGCCGGGGTCTGCGGCTGCTGGTGGAGGCGGACCAGCAGACCGTACGGGTGACGTTGCTCGACGACGGCGGGGCGCGGCTGCCGCTGCGCCTCTACGACGAGCCGGTCGAGGTGGTGGCCGGCGAGCCCGTGGAACGTACGGTCGTGCCGTTGAAGCCCCTGCTGCCCGCCCCCACGCAACCGCCCGGCTACGCGCCGCAACGGGTGCGGTAGCGTCGGCTGACGAAGGACAGGCCCGACGAACGGTGGCCGGCCGACGTCGCCTCCGCCGCCGGCCGGGAAGCCGGTGACCTGCCGGTCGAGCTGCTCGGTCACTACCCGCGGCTGCCGGCCGACGCCGCCATCACCGGCAGAGCCTCGAGCAGATCACGGTGCGCTGCGCCGCCTCGCCGACGGCGCCTACGGCGACTGCGAGAAGTGCGCCCGGCCGATCCCCGCCGAACAGCTCGAGGTGCTGCCCCACGCCCCAGTTCTGCGTCCCGTGCCCGCAGAATGGCGGCTCATCATGACCATCACCGGCGTAGTCACGCCGTAGCGCCGGTCAGGTGCGCAGGGCGCGCATCGCGGTGGAGGAGACCGTCGCCAGTGCGGGGCGGGCCGGCAGCAGCAACGTCGTCATGCCCATGTCCTGGTTCATCGCGGCCAGCTGACACTCGTACCGCAGATCGGCGGGGTTGCGAACGCCACGGACGATGACGCCGGCCCCGTGCTCGTGGCAGAAGACGGCGGTCAGCCCCGCCCATGCCGCCACGCTCACATTGCCCCACTCCGCCGGGAGCTGACCGCGCAGGGCCGCCAGCCGCTGCTCCAGCGCCGCCGGTTGTTTGTCCCCGTTCACTGCCACCAGCACGGTGACCCGGTCGAACAAGTGCCGGACCCGGTCCACCACATCGGCGTGCCCGACGGTGAACGGGTCGAACGTTCCCGGATACACCGCGTGCGTCGGGTCGGCCATCGGCTCAGGCTAACCTCCGTACGGCTTAAGCTCTGCGGCATGCTGCAGATCGGCCACAGGCTCGGCGACCGCTATCGGCTGGTGGACAGGATCGGCGCAGGCGGCATGGGCGAGGTGTGGCGGGGCGTCGACGAGGTGCTGGGGCGGCCGGTCGCGGTGAAGGCGATGCTGCCCGCGGTGGCCGGCGACCCCGACTTCGCCCGGCGGTTCCTGGCCGAGGCGACCGCGATGGCCCGGGTCAACCATCCGGCGGTGGCGTCCATCCACGACTACGGCCGCAGCCACGACGTCGCATACCTGGTGATGGAGTTCGTCGAGGGCGAGTCGCTGGCGCAGGCCCTGGCCCGATCGGGGCGGCTCGGCCCCGCGACGACGATGCGGGTCATCGCGCAGGCCGCCGACGGGCTGCAGGCCATCCACGAGCAGGGCATCGTGCACCGCGACATCAAACCGGCCAACCTGCTGATCCGCCGCGACGGGGCCATCCTCATCACCGACTTCGGCATCGCCCGGCACGACGACGCGAGCCGGCTGACCGCCTCGGGCGCGATCCTGGGCACGCCCAGCTACCTGTCGCCCGAGCAGGTGCTGGGTCAACCGGCCACGGCCCGCAGCGACGTGTACTCGCTCGGGCTGACCGCCTACGAATGTCTGGCCGGGCAGCGTCCGTTCGAGGGCGACAACCCGTACGCGGTGGCCCTGCAACGCCTCCAGTCGGCGCCGCGCACCATCGGCATCCACCTGCCCGCTCCGATCCTGCGTGTTGTCGAGCGGGCTCTGGCCACCGACCCGGCCCACCGCTGGCCGACCGCTGCCGCTCTGGCCCACGCCGCTCGTTCCGCCGTCTCGCCTTCTTCCCCGTACGCCGCCACAGGCCCCGCACCCGCACCAGCCTTTCCTCGTGATGCGGCTCCCCGGACGGGTTCCCTTGCTCCGCCCGGTCCCGCGCCGTGGCCCACCCCCGGTTCCACCACTCCGTCCGGCGGCGGTGGTCCCGCGTCCTGGGCCACCCCGGACTCCCCTGCCCCGTCCAGTGGCGGTGTCGGCAGCGGTCCCGCCTGGGCCACCCCGGGCTCCCCTGCCCCGTCCAGTGGCGGTGTCGGCAGCGATCGCGCCTGGGCCACCCCGGGCTCCCCTGCCCCGCCCGGCGGTGGTCCTGGGTCCTGGGCGACCCCAGGTCCTGCTGCTGCCGACAGCGGTCCCGCGTTTGACCCTTGGGCCGCCACTTTTCCCGTGCCCGCCCCCTCTGCTGGTGCCAATCCCGCTCATGCCCCGGGCCCCGCGCGTTCCCCCGACGATCCCGCGGCCGGGCGTGTGCGCCGGTCGGGCCGGGGACGTCGGCTGCTCGTGGCCGTGGCCGCCCTCGTCGTGATCGGCGGCGCGGCCGGCTGGGGCGTCAGCAAATTCGGCGGCGGCCCCGGCACCGGCGCGGCCAAGGCCGATACCCCCACCGGCGCAGCCCCGGCCGGGGGCGCGGGTCGCCTGGGCACGCCCACCGGATCCGTCCCTCTTCGCGAGTGCGGAAACGGGCTCTGCCCCACCGAGCCGCTCTGCTGGGGCGGCATGACGGCGATCAACGGCCAGGCCCACCCACCGTCCCGCATCGACTGCGCCCAGGAACACAGCTGGGAGACGTTCGTGGCCATCCCCATGCCGGCCGGTGCCGTCGCCGCACGCCAGGACTCCCTGATGAGCCGCGCCGACATCGCCAAGGCCTGTTCCGCCGCCGTCATGGCCGCACAGTCCCGGGACGCCGCCGCGATCCGCTCCTGGCGACGCGACGCTTGGCCGATCACCCTCCCCGGCAGCGACGGCCCCCTGCTGCACTGCCTCGCCGCCCCCGCCCTGGGCGACACCACCGGCGCGGCGTTCAAAACAAGCTGACCCCCGCCCAGCAAACGCCACGGGCCCAGCACTCCAAGCAGCCGGCACCCGCCCAACAGTTCGCCGTAGGCCCAGCACTGCAAACGCCCGCCACTCGCACAACAGCTCGCCACCGGCCCAGCACTCCAAACACCCAGCACCCGCCCAACAGCTCGCCACGGGCCCGGCGCTGGAAGCGGCCGGCGCCCCACGGCAGCTACGCCACAGGCGCGGGCTAGTCGCGCGGAACCCGGACCAGGCCCTGCTGGTAGGCCAAGACCACCAGCTGGGCGCGGTCGCGGGCCCGCGCCTTGGTCATCGCGCGGTGGATGTGCGTACGGACGGTCAAGGGGCTCACCACCAGCCGCTCGGCGATCTCCTGGTTCGACAGTCCGTGGGCGGCCAGGGCGGTGATCTCCCGTTCCCGGTCGGTCAGCGCGGCCAGCGGCCCCGCGGGCAGCTTGCCGATGTGGCCGGGGCCGGACAGGAACCGGTCGATCAGCGCGCGGGTTGCCGACGGCGACAGCAACGCCTCCCCGCCGACCACGGTCCGGATCGCCGCCAGCAGCCCCTCGGGGGTGACGTCCTTGCCGAGGAAGCCGCCGGCCCCGGCCTCGAGGGCACGGGCCACGTGCTCGTCGGTCTCGAACGTGGTCAGGATCAGCACCCGCGTGCCGGTCGGGCCGGGCGCCGAGCAGATGCGCCTGGTCGCCTCGACCCCGTCGAGGACCGGCATCCGGATGTCCATCAGCACCAGGTCGGGCCGGTGCAGCAGGGCCAGCCGGGCCGCTTCCTCGCCGTCCGCGGCCTCGGCCACGACCGTCATGTCGTCGGCGGAGTCGATCAGCATGCGGAACGTCGAGCGCAGCAGCGCCTGGTCGTCGGCGAGAAGAATCGTGATCATGCGAGTGCCGGGTCTTCCTGCCATGGGGCCAGCGGGATGGTGAGGGCGACCGCGTACCGGCCGGGACCGGCCGGGCCGGACTCCACCGACCCGCCGACCGCGAGCGCGCGTTCGCGCATGCCGATCAGCCCGTACCCGTCCGTCCCGGCCGGACCTGGGCGTACGGAGGTGTTGACCACCCGGGCCGAGAGGGTGTCCTCGCCGTACGCCAGCGAGATCGTGACCGTCGGGCGGAC from Paractinoplanes brasiliensis encodes the following:
- the coaD gene encoding pantetheine-phosphate adenylyltransferase; translation: MADPTHAVYPGTFDPFTVGHADVVDRVRHLFDRVTVLVAVNGDKQPAALEQRLAALRGQLPAEWGNVSVAAWAGLTAVFCHEHGAGVIVRGVRNPADLRYECQLAAMNQDMGMTTLLLPARPALATVSSTAMRALRT
- a CDS encoding TerB family tellurite resistance protein produces the protein MNPRNLGLGRLKAVADAAGRKVADGTNAARQLVADAAGDAQGVVKHSAGQVMAKVADVKGGLSRQSEESVDLSALPCAVKLLYCRTLVSLALVDAVLDPREIANLYLFASTIGLDDGARSALRGEITAAQHGAETLDVTEELARELRGLLDEGQRQPVFTMLVRDLVRISRADRHAADVERERIVLVAGLVFAESAGEVVRATERLVAAEEDFASGKLTTSQMETTTKEIVAKVAAFGAPIAAVSLAGSVTGLGGAGITTGLAALGFGGLLGLSAMVTGIGTVVILGVAVHQGTRYLLATNEREREKRREYLIQQVLKHHQQAMAELTDDIAGLAHRMEAGLAQTTRNEERLTVLKAELDAFQQALASLQISQESFERREPISAG
- a CDS encoding glycoside hydrolase family 65 protein, with product MKSPAVYPVEPWQVREPALDLERLAQAESVFAVANGHIGLRANLDEGEPHVIAGTYLNSFYEQRPLPYPEGGYGYPEQGQTLVNVTDGKLVRLMVDDEPFHVAHGRLIAHERVLDLRDGVLRRTVDWESPAGRRVRIRTSRLVSFTQRAVAAVDYEVEAVGGPLRITVQSGLVANEEQPHESSDPRVAAALDRPLVAVAQDTEQHGAVLLHRTRASKLLMGAGTDHVVEAPGDYDEETDVREDWARTTVVTVLRPGERLRVTKFLGYAWSSSRSPEALRDQVAGALTGARYAGWDGLAAEQRAYLDDFWDAADVEVEGDPVLQQAVRFGLFHVLQAGARAERRAIGAKGLTGPGYDGHAFWDTEGFVLPLLTYVAPQAAAGALRWRHSILDQARLRARTLGLAGAAFPWRTIHGEECSAYWPAGTAALHLNAVIARAVDRYRQLTGDESLDEECGLEILVETARLWVSYGHHDAAGVWHVDGVTGPDEYSGVTDDNLFTNVMAARNLRAAVEACARRPEAAARLGVRPAETDAWQAAADAVHIPYDERLGVHEQSTGFTRYAPWHFAAEHPGEPLMLRAPYFQLYRRQVVKQADLVLAMHWCPEEFTAEQKARNVDYYERITVRDSSLSACTQAVMCAEVGHLELAHDYACEAALVDLRDLHANTGYGLHLASLAGAWSAIVEGFGGLREQGGELALAPRLPEGITGLRFRLRRRGLRLLVEADQQTVRVTLLDDGGARLPLRLYDEPVEVVAGEPVERTVVPLKPLLPAPTQPPGYAPQRVR
- a CDS encoding response regulator — its product is MITILLADDQALLRSTFRMLIDSADDMTVVAEAADGEEAARLALLHRPDLVLMDIRMPVLDGVEATRRICSAPGPTGTRVLILTTFETDEHVARALEAGAGGFLGKDVTPEGLLAAIRTVVGGEALLSPSATRALIDRFLSGPGHIGKLPAGPLAALTDREREITALAAHGLSNQEIAERLVVSPLTVRTHIHRAMTKARARDRAQLVVLAYQQGLVRVPRD
- a CDS encoding acyl-CoA dehydrogenase family protein, producing MPERIIMAVHAYSVAQRCLDLTLSYVRDRSTFGKPLITRQVVRHKLVQMRQRIELARTYTRLVAARHAAGSFVAGEACLAKNAAVEAGKYVVDEAVQLHGGTGYMRESEVERHYRDMRILGIGGGATEVMTDLAAKLFGYDRLP
- a CDS encoding serine/threonine-protein kinase, coding for MLQIGHRLGDRYRLVDRIGAGGMGEVWRGVDEVLGRPVAVKAMLPAVAGDPDFARRFLAEATAMARVNHPAVASIHDYGRSHDVAYLVMEFVEGESLAQALARSGRLGPATTMRVIAQAADGLQAIHEQGIVHRDIKPANLLIRRDGAILITDFGIARHDDASRLTASGAILGTPSYLSPEQVLGQPATARSDVYSLGLTAYECLAGQRPFEGDNPYAVALQRLQSAPRTIGIHLPAPILRVVERALATDPAHRWPTAAALAHAARSAVSPSSPYAATGPAPAPAFPRDAAPRTGSLAPPGPAPWPTPGSTTPSGGGGPASWATPDSPAPSSGGVGSGPAWATPGSPAPSSGGVGSDRAWATPGSPAPPGGGPGSWATPGPAAADSGPAFDPWAATFPVPAPSAGANPAHAPGPARSPDDPAAGRVRRSGRGRRLLVAVAALVVIGGAAGWGVSKFGGGPGTGAAKADTPTGAAPAGGAGRLGTPTGSVPLRECGNGLCPTEPLCWGGMTAINGQAHPPSRIDCAQEHSWETFVAIPMPAGAVAARQDSLMSRADIAKACSAAVMAAQSRDAAAIRSWRRDAWPITLPGSDGPLLHCLAAPALGDTTGAAFKTS
- a CDS encoding acyl-CoA dehydrogenase family protein translates to MNDPYGTDERDALRKTIAEFVRREITPNIDEWERAGEWWSAPKASSRRAVRAGTHHHGGARLLGGAALPRPDPLVRP